The following DNA comes from Salminus brasiliensis chromosome 21, fSalBra1.hap2, whole genome shotgun sequence.
ttttaaaatattattatttatttgttcatatAATGATGTATCCGGTACAtaaacatttctaaaatgtaGAAATTAGGACTAAACGCACTTGGATCAGCCTTACGGAGAATTATAAGCTTTATTTCTACAGGGCTCCAAATGCAGTGATGATGCTGATATTTTAGACCAGCGCCACCTAAACAGCCACTCAGACTGCGCTCCAGTGTTTTCCTACCCTCTATACCTTTACGCAACCACATCACAAGCCTTATCTCAGCACCGCTCTGGCAGGTCCTCTGAGACTGCCGGAGCATATGGCAGGTTGGTGGAGTTGAAACGCCCCGCAGTAACTCGCAGTTCCCCaaactctcctctcctctcatctccccCGGCTTACGTACCTCGTGATGGGTCAGCTGCTTGCCCTCTCTCCTCTTGGAGTCGAAGCGTCCGTAGATGAGGCTGTACTTGCGGATCTCCTCCTCTTTACTCTTGTCGTGTGGCTCCAGGTTGAAGATGTGGCCCACAGTCTTGGCCATCTTCTTGTTCAGCCTCAGCAAAGTCTTCACCTCGCCTGGGTCGGCCTGTGGCATCGTCCTGAGCAGCCTGTCCACGCTCTCGCCCACGGCCCTTACCGTCTCTGGGTCCAGCTGACCGCCCGGCCATGGAGAGGCTGTggtggatgaggaggaggatgaggaagaggtGGGTGGCGTTGAGAGGCCAATGGGACGAGAGTGAACCGTGAGAGGCAAAGGGGGGCTGGGCTGGTCCTCGTCGGCTCCCACACTTCCATCTGGGTCTGGGCTGAGCCAGTGAGGCTCCATGGGGCTCAGCTTGTCCCTGTACAGATGATCAGGTGGTAGCGGTGAAGCCTGAGAGCAGGGGCTTCTAGGACTTCCGTTGTCTCGTAACGGCGTGAGACAGGCTCCTTGATCTTCTCGGTCACAGGGGGACCCCGGTTGACCGTTGCTCAAGGACTTTCTCGACCCTGTGACGCCAGGTCCTCCGGCGCCACTGCTGTCTATCTTAAAGAGTGGGATTCCTCCAGGAGCCACATTGGTGGCCAGGGGCTGGTTGAAGACCGTAGGGTTGGCAGCCCAGTCCCGGAGGGCCTTCTGAAGGCGGCGGACGTGCAGGGGCTTCGTGGCCATGCCTACGAGAGCCATGATTTCCAGGAACTCCTCTTCGCCCGCCTCGCACAGCTGCTGCACATCATCGCCGCCCTGCTGGATGAAGGTGTCGTAGTACATCAGGAGGTTGGCCCGCTGCAAGACCCGGTACAGCTGCAGCTCGCCTAGCGTCCGCGGCAGCGACATCCTGGGTGGCTACAGCTGAATGGAAGGGTTGGTGATGAGGACAGACCATAAGCATGAtgtaaaaatcagaaaatcagcaAAGAAAGTGAATTCTGATGAAACATCAGCTGGTAAATTGCAGAAAGTATAAACAGTTGAAGTGCTTTCATGAGATTTCACATGAATCTAGCCCCAGCCCCTAGCCCTAGAGACAAATTCCAAAGAATTGGCAAACATGAGGCCATAACACTACTAATAAAcacagtgtgggtgtgtgtaagtAAAATATTTATCAGGAACGTATGAATTTCCCTcgcaccttaaaataacagaacCATAACGCTTAAAGCAGAAATCTGGTTGTTTTTCCATCTTTTCTGCTTAATTTAATGGTTGTGATGCAAACAAAGGAATTCAGGGTGTTTTCATGAGGaatgctccgttctagagaaGCTTACCGACTCgtgtttctttacagtggtggtgaacggaACCAGATGTTGGCCACCAAGACTACGACTTCACTGTTCAATCGGCTGTAGCTAGTTTGTAGAGGCTAGAGTCCAAAAGATCACTCTTAGCTTAGATGccactaaatacagaagtcagtatggagaccacaatactctacacacactgagtcctctcagaagaggagggtcttcagtctgggtttgaggacagcgagcgttggactgctcgtcttccgtggatctcaAAGGATGCCGGGTCAAGAGGTCCACCGGTGAACCCACACAGTCCCCCCCATCTTAGCTCCCCAAGACGctagcaatgcttccgacaGTAGgaggcagccgacacgctctgaggaaagcgctgggtccccagctccaccccgCCAggtaacagacgcctgtgccggccaacatcgcttaagaatCATGAGAGAGcgggggagagagcgccatctacccacccggggATAAAGCACGgacaactgtgctctctcagactccggctgcttaTGGCAAGGCGGCAGAGTATTAGATCATGTCTTCTAAGTTTTAGATGGATACTGATGATGATAGAAATCCGTATTTTTGGGGACTAATTTGTCAAACAacgccctgcagcatgtatccctccaccattttaatgatctggttctaaaagcaggttctagagccgagctcttctcagaactctggtagaacagtgtctcaggcatcaggcagcgtcttcatcaccattaggtgaagaactttctgtgaggagcttttattagagcttcagacgtctgcttccctttacctccactgtagaaccacagctctgacaaTTCGGTTAGTTTCTCAAAAATGGAGCGTCTTACACCCAACCCCTccaaaccccactctgaatgaatctgaattcattgtttaattatgcagaaaccTGGATCAGTCCATGGAATTCAACCTTTAGGTCTACAACTGGTGAATCTACCCTGAACCACCTTtaacattttgtgtgtgtgggctcaGGTGGTAAATTCCAAGGAACTGGCAATCATGAGACCATGACACTGTTGTAACAGCACAGCGTGGGTGCATGTAGGTTAAATATTCATCAGGACTGTATAGGTTCCCCTATAGATCCTAAAATAACAGAtctatttttattctattaGATGACCATAATAACAACATTTAAATCAGAGGCCAACAATAATGCTAATCAATCAAAATGCCATAAGTTCCATAAGTTATAATGTTAAATCAATTAAATCACTCTGTTTTTCACttgtatgtttgtttattattaattttgtttaGTATTGTTAGTGGTAGTTTACTGTACTACTAATAGAAAGTGTGCATTTCTACATGCCCACCTCctcagcaggtgtgtgtgtgtgtgtgtgtgtgtgcttggccCTGATCGTAACATGAGGAAGATGCACAGTATCCAAAGCAGCTTGGTTTATAAATGTCACGTATGATGATGATATTAAGTGATATTGCACGGTAGAGTCTGACTGTCGGCGAATTCCTCCTGTGCTTGTCCTCCAATAACACACAAGCTATTAACCCTAGTGAAGCATATACCGCttactaaattaataaaactgAAGGTATAAAGCTCGGTGCTGTTAACAAGAGCATGAGCCCACCCTGCTCAAATCAAAAAAACTTCCATTAGAAACAGAAAGGTGGAAAGTGCAAAAGGTCAACGGCataattcataaataataataataataatagatatgtcattattacattattgatCACTCCATATAAATCACGTATAATTaccttattgttattatatcattatttatGGATCTAATTGTACAGTTCTGGTCTTCCCCATGTGGGGTGCAGTGCCACTAGTCGTCGCTGGTTAAACCCAGGGGGTAGGGGGTAGGGTTAGGGGGTAGGGGGTAGGGTTAGGGGGTagggggtagggttagggtagggggTAGGGGGTAGGGTTAGGGGGTAGGGGgtaggggtagggttaggggGTAGGGTTAGGGGGTAGGGGGTAGGGTTAGGGGGTAGGGGgtaggggtagggttaggggGTAGGGGgtaggggtagggttaggggGTAGGGGGTAGGGGGTAGGGTTAAGTTAGAGGACCAGGTTTAGCTCAGTACTGCCCAGACTGGTGGAAAGCTCTGAAAAtacagagagctccactccagACTTTGCTCAAGTGTGGTCGCCGAGTGTGTGCTCCACTCACCCTGCAGGGTTCAGCGCTTGAACGTCGAGGCGAGTCCCACAGCTCCTGCCTGCTGGCGCGGCTCCTCTGCCCGTCTCTCTCTGGCTCGTGCGGATTCGCCCACCTTCAGCAGCTCTCCTCTGTGAGACCGGCGCTGCTTACACAAAGCCTTCCCATCCCAGCCTGCCGACCCCCTGAATGAGCCACTTATAATAATAAGCCCAAAAACGTCCCCTGAATGTTCAGCTGAGGGGCTTTAACATGTTCAGTCCAGTGAAGGGTGCGCTCCTTTCAGCCTCCCGGTCCCTGCTCGCCTGCCTCGCCTGCCTCGCCTGCCTCGCCTGCCTCCCCTGCCAGTGCTGCTGTGTTGTTAATGACAGTCTTTTCGCTGGCGGTGTGGGCGCGAGAAATCTGTGGGCGGACTGCGGCACGCCATCTGACCGAAAAAGAGCTTTCCTCTCCCGGCTAAGGCGCCTCTCAaccgggggggtgggggtggttgtGCGGATGGGGTTTCACGGCGTCGTTTTTGGTTCAATTTCCACCCGTTTCCGGACGGGGTCTCACGTAAATATCTACGTTTACTGGaatcgatttttttttttttagtattattatattaaaactattattttttattaatatgtcGCGTTTTATGTCCTTCAGTTCACTACTAAtatgatcataatcataatatcagCTGCTATCGCAAATAAATCAATAAGGGATGCTGTTGCTAACGCTGGAACGTTTTCCAACCCGTTTTCAGACAAGACAAACCCCGCCCCCACAGCCTATTGTGCTCTATCATTGGCTACCAGTTCGAATCCGTCGTAGAAAACGGAACGCCAGCCAATCGTAGCGCGGGACAGTGGACGACGCCAGCCAATTCCAGCGCGCGTAGGGAGGGGCttgtcggaatacgggtgggaaacGAAATAGCGCCCGAGGAAACGCCTCCGTGGGTGGAAGCTCGAGTTCTTTCCGACTGCTATAAGATTCCACGCGTGACGCAGGTTCGACCGGTGGGATTCCCCCGTGATGTCAATCTGGTCTGAGTGTAATGAAGCGGGCTGTGGCTTTGTAGCACACGACGACGATCATTTTTGACTGAGTTGTTTGGGATTGCCCAGCAAAATAAGCAAAACAAAGCCCAGCAATTAAAGCTGATaatcgaaaaaaaaaaaacgttaaagGTGAAATCCACCAATATTTagaatattaatgttttattaagttattaagatgtaaacaactttattacattgtttttgatgtgaaatgctccgttcAAGAGAACTGTGCCAACTCTGAATggctcacagtggtggtgaatgaaaccagaCATCTGAACCGCTacaaatccaatccaatccaatctaatctaattttatttgtcacatacatagtaatacacagtataacttgcagtgaaatgctttttttgacagtctgcccacatcaaagctattcaataaagatctaaatttaaacttaaactaaaccttaacttaatgaaataaagtgcaaaagtgcaaaaaaatatttttttaataaaatataaaaatatgaacatatagaaatataagaagcAAAAAACTCCAAACACCAAATGTTACAAATACACTGCCTGAAGTCTAAGATAGTTTTACAaacatatttacagtaaaactgtacaaatgtatttttaaaacacaTCCATAGCAGAAACctaaaacaatttttttttatgtaatattactTATAGGGTCACTGGTGGGTTGGGAtagtaaaaaagaaaagggctatatttgtgttgaagTCAATGTGGGCAGCATCTCACTTGGCCCACTTTGTTCACATCTCAGCCAACTGAATAATGCAGAAATCAGCCTGGAAGTCCTTTTTTAAACGTATGCCCACACAGATGGTAGGCCGCCAACTACAGAGGGGCATTGGGCCATTCACCCTTTCAAAAGCGAAAGAAAGGGGGCAAAACCCTGCAACCAAGCTAGAGAAAAGCCATGACTGTGAAACTGCTATATCAGTCTGAAAATCCCAGTGAAAACGTATTGAACAGTTGGAAAACATAATGGATGTTCAGCCGCAGGGTCGACTACACGCGTCCAAGATATTTAAAGGCACTTCAAAAATGCAGTCATGGGTGGAAATGATCAATTCACAGGGTGTTATTTTGAGAAACGACGGTGAAGAGGTTTAATACTTCagagagaagaaaatgaaaatatgtatAGTATTAAATAGCTGGCAACCCAGGGACAGATACACTGTTCAAAATGCGTTTCTAAATGGTCTAAAAATACTGTTTTGACAATGGCAATAACAATATTCATTAGTATTATGACCtgatttataatatatataatttattgcCTACAAAAATGTAGACCGTCAGTTTATTTACATTGATTTAACACCCAAATGTTAGCTAGGGATTATTCCTAGTTTCTCCCTTTTACAATGAAAACGCAGAATttgtaataatgataaaataattcttattgtttttattcttcTTCTAAAAAATATCTTCTAATTGACTTTCTGATGGCAAACATCAACATGCTATCTAGCTAAGATGCTAAAATACAAGTCCTACTAGTAAAAGCAGTTCCTGTGATGTTAGAAGTCGATttacttgttttatttatattaaaacacttcagatgtaaaaataaaacatttaaaaaatattaataaaacgaCTGTTATGTTAAACGAACACTTTATATGTTCAAAGATATCAAGAATTAGCCACCATAACAAGATTAAATTATTCACATTTGTAGATTAGATCAGAAATGTTCAGATTTATGTccagatttttatttattttatgttaaattagCTGATTGTTATTGTAGCTTGAATGAATGAACTTATCCTAGCTAATTAGCCAGTGAGCTACTGTTGAATGCTCGGATCCACCTTAAATAGATTACGCGTTAGAGGCGTTAGAACGGGAATTTTACGTTAAGCGACTATTTATTATCTATTTTTACGCGTTCAAAGAGAGTTAATCAATaattatgatcagtgtttaattAGTTCAAGCTTATTTGCATGTGTAAAACGACACGTTTCACTTGATTAGTCAGCTTATTCGTGAGGAACCGCCgcgccatttaaggtggaccggagaaATCCAGACCCGGGGCGGAGAAGAGGAGGCTAACTTTAGCCTCACTGGGAGGAAAGGGTTAGCAGTACTACAGTCTTAACGGAAGCCAGTACTGGTCTGCTGCTGCCCTCGGAAGTGAACAGCAAAAAGAGAAACAACAAGGACAGGGTTCTAGAATAACTACAGTGCCTGTTTAGCTCAGTGTGCGACATCTGCAGAACCCGAATGCTGTTGTAGAACCGTGCTAGACCGTAAGTGGGTTTTGCTTTCTTCAGACGCCCCTCGAGAGCCGCCGGAGCTCCCTCTGCACCGCGGCTAGCGCTTAGCCCGCTGACCACCGCAAGCGCTGTGTCCTGAAACTGACAGATGTTTGGAGACGGTTTCCCTCATATTCTCACCATTTCTGCACAGATATTCATGCCTGTACATTAATAGAGCTGAGTTAAGTCTTAAAACCGGTCTTTAAAGTCAGCAGCAGCGTTCTGCAAGCGTGCTAGATCAGTCGGTGCTTAGCGTGGTTCTAGATCCTTGCAGGAACCTGAATTCTCAGGCAGGTTGGGTAGTAATGTAAATGGAGCATTTTATGGGTTTCTTGAGATGTAGGTTCTTATAAGTTGTATAATATTGGTTCTATAAGAAGCCTAATGTGGGCGAACACCCGAGCTGTAAATATAGCGAGCTATAGTGCTCATAGATTAAAGGGCCTGTGCAGCCCGTATAGATTAAAGGGGCCATACCCAAAATGTTTGCagtattttaatgttttgtttctCAACCACGTTTATCCACCCTTTTTTTCCTAACATTTGCatgggtttatgtaccaaaaaaaacaaaaaacaatcccATAATCTTCACATAGTCTTAACGGGTAGCTGGTAAAGtctaatacatttacatttacatttatggcttttagctgatgctcttatccagagcgacttacaaggttactcgtattacagaggtgggccaatgtagtgttaggagtcttgcccagggactcttattggtgtagcacagcatagtcacccagaccaggaatcgaaccccagtctcccacatggtgttgttgtaacgcaatggtaggtggtggtgttatctgttgcgccacaccatagaaatagaaatagaagaCATGGTGGTACTGTTGGTACTGGTTTTTACTGGTGACATCACAACGACAGTACATAggcttatattattataaataggcTTGGTTTCATAGCAGTAACCTCCAGAAAGAAGTTCTGAGACCATCAGCATCAGGATGAGTATCTAGAATGAGGTTGTAATACAAACATCTGGACTACATCAAAGAAAAATGGTGATACTCTGGCCTGAGAGTCCCTTCAAACATCATATCTGCCCTTAAAAGTGTGCAGCCTGCCCCTGGCTGCCTGGACTGACCGTTATATCTGTGTTCCTCTGTccgcaggtttttttttttatggcgcAGTGGTTTCAAAACCTTCCTGCTGACAGACGTGTAGCGACTGTCCGGGTGAATAATGTAACTCGCTGATGTGTTGCCGTGCTCTCCTGAGCCTGACCTGTCCCTCGATCCTCCTCTTGAAGTTCGGTGGAGCCCTTTCCAGGTAATGACGGGTCCCTGAGCCTCGTCGGACTCAGCAGGAACGTTTTCGTTTTCGAGAAGGACGTCCGGGATGGCTGGACAGTGGGACCCAGTGGATACAAGCACTGGGATTTCTGAAGGTGATGTCCCAGGGAATAACCAAGCATGTGAAGACACCGACTATGGGTCCCTTTCCTCCCATTCCTTCCTTAGCCAGTCCCAGAAGAAGGAAAGCGACAGCCAGGCCTCTGAGGAGGTGCTGGACGATCTCAGCTGTGTTCAGCAAGAAGACTCTGGTTATATGGAAGCAGCGGAGGAGAAGGTGGACGAGAGTGGATACACAAGAACGAACGGCCGGATGGATCAGCTGGAGGAAGACGAGAACGGTGTGTTTAATGAAATCGATGGCGAGCGAGGATGCAGGAACGGAGCGGGAAAGGACCCCAAGTTCAACGGTGAGTCTGGATCTCGGAGTTCTGCGTCAGGGAAGAAAGGGAAGGCCAGAAAAGGTGGCTCGGGACCAGGCTCGGGACCAGGCTCGGGACCGGGTGAGCCGTGTTCGTCGTGGACGTCACCGTCATCGTTTTCCTACAAATCCTGCCTGTCGTCGTCTGGAGCAGGCAGGCACAAACAGGTGCGGCGACGgaaccaccaccatcacaaccAGGGCCGCCTGAGAAGGCAGACCGGCTTCCAGCTGATGGCGACGTTCCGGGATTTCCTAGCGGAGTCGGTCAGCCCTTGGAGTATATCCTGCATCCACATGGTGGTGGACCTCATTGTGTCTTTGACCCACCGCTGTGGGGTCGCCGTAGAATCAGGAGCAGTTGCACTTTACGAATTCGGCTCGCTCGTGCTCTTCAAGGTCACGGATGTCGCTGCCATGAAACAGGATTTCAGACGGATTGTGGACTGGACCTGGAGTTCGGGGGCATCTCTTGTGGTTTGGGGTAGCAAGGCCACAAGCTTCGCCTGGCGAGCTGCTGTGACTGGTTTTGGTCTCCTGAGTTTGGCGGTGTTCTTGGGTGCCCGGCTGATGAAGAGCGTCCTGGAAAGGCTGGGTGGAGAACGAGGAAAGCGATGGTGGCTTGCTCTTCAGAACAGTTGGGTGTGGAGGAAAGGGGCCACGCTGATGGGAAGGATTCGAGGATGGTTCTCTAAACGCAGCTCCAGAGACGAGACGCCAAATCCAGAGTCTCCCTACAGGGACAGATGCCAGCCTGGTCAGGAGCTTGAGAGACTGCTGGCGCTGGCACAGGTACTGATCCGTGTGTTCTTAGTAGGGATTCTCTGATGGGGGAGTTTGGGGGTCTGATTAAGGCTAATATAGTAATGTACATACAGTGGGGTCTGAGTGCCCTAGAGGACTTGAGTAAACGCTTCACTCAGCATGTGTCAGCAGAAATTCAGAAATTGTAAATATGAATTTGAGGATTTCTCCATATTTGGTGGCATGCAGTTGAGCTGCATGGACTCCACGGGTTTTTAAAAGCCTCTgatgatcagatcagatccACCTGAAAGCCGTCTGAACATCAGCTTCAACTGAAGAGATCAGACTTCCCAATATGAAAAATATGCAAAATTCCTAACGTTAGTATTGATTTCCAGATTTGAGTGCTTTCAGTTTTCCAATGTAGTCTCAGACAACCTCATAACTGCCTACCAACCACTTgtacagcatagcaaccacctatcgaTACTATAGCAAATCAGCAACGCCCTTGCAACAGCATTTCCACCTCATATCAAGCACCAGTGATACCATAGCACCTGCTTAgcagcaccacagcaaccactgcaTAATGGCATAACCTCAGCATAACACCCTTGCAACCACTCTGGGGCTTCTTGTGCTGTTCTTGTGTGAGGTGTAAAGGCAGGCTGTGAGAAATCGGGGGTGATTGCAGGGTTTTCACGTCTGTAGCAGGACGTTCATGTTTCTCAGGTTGTTGTTAATCTAAAATCAGTTTGATTTGGACAGCAGGTTGTGCTGTTGTCTTGAACACGGGTCCCTGTGT
Coding sequences within:
- the nab2 gene encoding NGFI-A-binding protein 2 isoform X2; the encoded protein is MSLPRTLGELQLYRVLQRANLLMYYDTFIQQGGDDVQQLCEAGEEEFLEIMALVGMATKPLHVRRLQKALRDWAANPTVFNQPLATNVAPGGIPLFKIDSSGAGGPGVTGSRKSLSNGQPGSPCDREDQGACLTPLRDNGSPRSPCSQASPLPPDHLYRDKLSPMEPHWLSPDPDGSVGADEDQPSPPLPLTVHSRPIGLSTPPTSSSSSSSSTTASPWPGGQLDPETVRAVGESVDRLLRTMPQADPGEVKTLLRLNKKMAKTVGHIFNLEPHDKSKEEEIRKYSLIYGRFDSKRREGKQLTHHEMIINEAAAQFCIRDNALLLRRVELFSLARQVARECAYTSTLKHTRTNPEDCTASCTDSAAPKRIKLEITDSDVANPIRGSRGSEAVTHGNLRTAADDDSLSGESLDSLTQEIESRVSERRGLSHRSGSPGSTKDDP
- the nab2 gene encoding NGFI-A-binding protein 2 isoform X1; amino-acid sequence: MSLPRTLGELQLYRVLQRANLLMYYDTFIQQGGDDVQQLCEAGEEEFLEIMALVGMATKPLHVRRLQKALRDWAANPTVFNQPLATNVAPGGIPLFKIDSSGAGGPGVTGSRKSLSNGQPGSPCDREDQGACLTPLRDNGSPRSPCSQASPLPPDHLYRDKLSPMEPHWLSPDPDGSVGADEDQPSPPLPLTVHSRPIGLSTPPTSSSSSSSSTTASPWPGGQLDPETVRAVGESVDRLLRTMPQADPGEVKTLLRLNKKMAKTVGHIFNLEPHDKSKEEEIRKYSLIYGRFDSKRREGKQLTHHEMIINEAAAQFCIRDNALLLRRVELFSLARQVARECAYTSTLKHTRTNPEDCTASCTDSAAPKRIKLEITDSDVANPIRGSRGSEAVTHGNLRTAADDDSLSGESLDSLTQDIGPQLHPSSSPRPLTDTIGPVNWSRQLMQQTLMDEGLRLARMVSRDHVGKVSLGSEKRQTSEIESRVSERRGLSHRSGSPGSTKDDP
- the dnajc14 gene encoding dnaJ homolog subfamily C member 14, coding for MAGQWDPVDTSTGISEGDVPGNNQACEDTDYGSLSSHSFLSQSQKKESDSQASEEVLDDLSCVQQEDSGYMEAAEEKVDESGYTRTNGRMDQLEEDENGVFNEIDGERGCRNGAGKDPKFNGESGSRSSASGKKGKARKGGSGPGSGPGSGPGEPCSSWTSPSSFSYKSCLSSSGAGRHKQVRRRNHHHHNQGRLRRQTGFQLMATFRDFLAESVSPWSISCIHMVVDLIVSLTHRCGVAVESGAVALYEFGSLVLFKVTDVAAMKQDFRRIVDWTWSSGASLVVWGSKATSFAWRAAVTGFGLLSLAVFLGARLMKSVLERLGGERGKRWWLALQNSWVWRKGATLMGRIRGWFSKRSSRDETPNPESPYRDRCQPGQELERLLALAQVPEDELDPFNVLGVNTSATESELKRAYRQLAVQVHPDKNKHPRAGEAFKVLRAAWDIVSNPETRREYELKRMAATELSRSMNEFLTKLQDDLKEAMNTMMCTKCEGKHKRFEMDREPHEARFCAECNKRHSAEEGDLWAESSMLGLRITYFAFMDGKVYDITEWAGCQRIGISPDTHRVPYHISFGSKSNAGTNRHRSPSDHPPGAGSPADLQDFFSRIFQGGAPGDASANGGFFPSGTPPHHPSGAGSGPGGMFAGPPPQPGFFNPGGQRGDPSECWTEGGKPPRRRKKPRKPFQR